A region of the Bosea sp. BIWAKO-01 genome:
ATCACGGCGACGGTCTGCGCGTGATTGTCCGGGAATGGGCGGACGAGTTCGTCCAGCGGGCGCCACCGTCGGCAGCGCATATCGACATGCGCGTCGCCGACGTTGCGATGGCCTTCTTTGCGGGTTGCGGCGCGATGGAGGCCAGGTGTCTCGCCAAGGCTTTTAGCGAGAATGAAGCCGCAGCCTGCTCCGCAATGGTTCGTCGCACAGAATGTGACGATATCAATGTTGGCTCGTGCATAACGCCGGGTTCGGTGGTCGTGCCAACGGCGTTGGCCGCAGCATGTGAAAACGATGTTGCGCTTGAGCGCTTCGATCGAGCTGTCGCTGCGGGCTACGCCGTCGGCGTGCGCCTGGGGCGCGCGCTTGGCGGCGTCGCGGCCCTGAGCGGCGGCATTTGGCCGACATGCTTCGCTGCACCAATGATGGCGGCCGCGACTGCCGCGGTCGCACGCGGTTTTGATCGCGACGGCATTGCGTCCGCCATTTCGCTCGCCGTCCCCCGAGCCGGTGGACGTGTCGGGCGGCCCGCCGGTGCGCCATCAGGACGATGGTTGGCGTTCGGAGACGCCGTCGCGTCAGGCTGCCGGGCGGCGGACGCCGCGGTGCTTGGGTTCCAAGGCGACATATCACTCGTCGGCCGCGACTGGCTGGCCGCCATCGGCGGGCCGACGCATATTCAGCCGAACGCCCTGCATGCGTCGGAAACAGACGAACTCTCCGGCACCGGCTTCAAGCCGTTCATTGCGGCGCGCCAAACGATCAACGCGGTCGTCGCATTCCAGCGCATTCTCGCAAAAGGTGTTGCGCCGGAAGGTATTTCACGCATCGACATCGGCGTGCCGACGGCGAACGCTGGGATGGTCGCACGCCGCGCCGCGCCATGCGATCGCTTGAGCACAATCGCGGATATGCGTGTCCAGATTGCCGCGGCCGCGCTGCGGCCGGCGTTGCTATATTCGGTAGAACGCGACGGCGAGCCCGCCGCAGATCTTCTTGATTACGCCGCACGTATTCACATTTACGCCGATGCGGCGCTTGATCGGGATATGCCGGAGGTCTGGGGCGCGCGCGTGCGCGTCCAATCCGGCGGCCGCGCCGTCGAGGAGCACTGTCTCGTCGTCGACGGCGATCCCGGCCACGGAGACGCAACGGCGATGCTGCGCGCAAAGCTCACGCGCCTAGCGCCGCTCGCCGATCGACCGCTCTGCGCGGCGTTGCTGGAGCCAGCGAACGATGAGGTGCGTCGCGCGCGCCTCATGA
Encoded here:
- a CDS encoding MmgE/PrpD family protein; this translates as MRVADVAMAFFAGCGAMEARCLAKAFSENEAAACSAMVRRTECDDINVGSCITPGSVVVPTALAAACENDVALERFDRAVAAGYAVGVRLGRALGGVAALSGGIWPTCFAAPMMAAATAAVARGFDRDGIASAISLAVPRAGGRVGRPAGAPSGRWLAFGDAVASGCRAADAAVLGFQGDISLVGRDWLAAIGGPTHIQPNALHASETDELSGTGFKPFIAARQTINAVVAFQRILAKGVAPEGISRIDIGVPTANAGMVARRAAPCDRLSTIADMRVQIAAAALRPALLYSVERDGEPAADLLDYAARIHIYADAALDRDMPEVWGARVRVQSGGRAVEEHCLVVDGDPGHGDATAMLRAKLTRLAPLADRPLCAALLEPANDEVRRARLMTLWRAMRARLADAPRP